A stretch of Kyrpidia spormannii DNA encodes these proteins:
- a CDS encoding NADH-quinone oxidoreductase subunit N encodes MPTANLWSLPWSMLWPETVVLLGAMAALVLRQVAFESALLTVLLSLWLRFGTTSHPETFAGAYRVDGFTLLFQALVLVGTLMLLVLARRSPGVPPERRPEYASLFLFAALGGMILAGATDLVLLFVGLETLSIASYVLVGMRKGNRASAEGAMKYILSGATATAVFLFGASYLVGWTGGTDLGEIGRRLAAPAPGEFAGPLLMVGFMFVLAALSFKIVSLPFYMWAPDVYQGAPIAVTTFLAAVSKTAGFAALARILEGVLAAPGGPGSPSWREMSTMLAILAAASMVAGNVIALRQKNTKRLLAYSSIAHAGYLLIPLAAFNAMTFQQLAFYLWAYLFMNVGVFAVLDQVARAQGSTDMAALNGLSRRSPLLTAALTILVLSLAGMPLTAGFFAKWYVLTGALAGGKGWLGFVLIATTVVSYAYYFHLLRHAWTRSEEELPPLRVSWPVGALVVIAAGLTLLIGVFPGQWLGGLQQMMDAVQGAAAFGFETR; translated from the coding sequence ATGCCGACAGCCAATCTTTGGTCTCTGCCCTGGTCCATGCTATGGCCGGAGACGGTCGTTTTGCTCGGCGCAATGGCCGCTTTGGTCCTGCGCCAGGTCGCTTTTGAATCGGCACTGCTTACAGTCTTGCTCAGCTTGTGGCTACGCTTCGGCACCACTTCGCACCCCGAGACCTTTGCCGGAGCCTATCGGGTCGACGGTTTTACCTTGCTGTTTCAGGCGCTGGTTTTGGTGGGGACTTTGATGCTGCTGGTCCTAGCCCGCCGCTCTCCGGGCGTGCCCCCAGAACGGCGCCCGGAGTACGCCTCGCTCTTCTTGTTTGCTGCCCTAGGCGGAATGATCCTGGCTGGGGCCACGGACCTCGTGCTCCTTTTTGTGGGCTTGGAGACTCTATCGATCGCTTCCTATGTATTAGTGGGGATGAGAAAGGGGAACCGCGCCTCTGCCGAGGGGGCGATGAAATATATTTTGAGCGGCGCCACGGCGACGGCGGTCTTCCTCTTCGGCGCCTCATACCTTGTGGGATGGACGGGCGGCACCGATCTTGGCGAGATCGGGCGCCGCCTGGCCGCCCCGGCGCCGGGGGAGTTCGCCGGACCCCTGCTCATGGTGGGGTTCATGTTCGTGCTGGCCGCCCTGTCGTTCAAAATTGTAAGCCTTCCTTTTTATATGTGGGCACCGGACGTCTACCAAGGGGCGCCGATCGCAGTGACGACTTTTCTCGCGGCGGTCTCCAAAACGGCGGGATTTGCGGCCCTGGCGCGGATCTTGGAAGGGGTCCTCGCGGCGCCGGGCGGTCCCGGTTCTCCCTCTTGGCGAGAGATGAGCACCATGCTGGCCATCTTGGCCGCCGCCTCAATGGTCGCGGGGAACGTGATCGCCCTGCGGCAGAAAAATACGAAACGGCTGCTCGCCTATTCGAGCATCGCCCACGCGGGATATCTGCTGATTCCCCTCGCCGCGTTCAACGCCATGACTTTTCAGCAACTGGCCTTTTATCTGTGGGCCTATCTGTTTATGAATGTCGGCGTTTTCGCGGTGCTCGACCAGGTGGCCCGGGCCCAGGGGAGTACCGATATGGCGGCCCTGAACGGCCTGTCCCGGCGCTCGCCCTTGCTCACCGCCGCCCTGACGATCCTCGTGCTCTCCCTGGCCGGAATGCCGCTCACCGCCGGTTTTTTTGCCAAATGGTACGTGCTCACCGGGGCATTGGCCGGAGGCAAGGGGTGGCTCGGGTTTGTGTTGATCGCCACCACCGTCGTCTCCTACGCCTATTACTTCCACCTCCTGCGCCACGCCTGGACCCGGTCCGAGGAGGAGTTGCCCCCGCTTCGGGTTTCCTGGCCCGTGGGCGCCCTGGTGGTGATCGCCGCAGGATTGACCTTGTTGATCGGGGTGTTTCCCGGCCAGTGGCTGGGCGGTTTGCAGCAAATGATGGACGCGGTGCAGGGCGCCGCCGCCTTTGGCTTTGAAACGAGGTAG
- a CDS encoding type II toxin-antitoxin system Phd/YefM family antitoxin has protein sequence MGNVWQLQEAKNRLSELIQKAVRSEPQTITVRGKPAVVVLSVEEYERLTQPKTNLVEFFRNSPLVDVDLDMERKGDAPREVEW, from the coding sequence GTGGGAAACGTGTGGCAATTGCAAGAAGCCAAAAATCGGCTGAGTGAGCTCATCCAGAAAGCGGTGCGCAGCGAGCCCCAGACGATCACCGTCCGCGGCAAACCGGCGGTCGTGGTCCTGTCTGTGGAGGAGTATGAGCGACTCACGCAGCCGAAGACCAATCTGGTGGAATTTTTCAGGAACTCTCCGCTTGTCGACGTGGATTTGGATATGGAGCGTAAGGGCGACGCCCCCCGGGAGGTTGAATGGTGA
- a CDS encoding PH domain-containing protein: MGLFDALMGNASEISVAEVNREFAAIMAPEERVEKAYKLIRDLLIFTNRRLILVDKQGVTGKKVEVHSIPYRSITHFSVETAGNFDLESELKIWVSGKAEPFEKTFSKGLNIYEVQSVLASYVLK; the protein is encoded by the coding sequence ATGGGTTTGTTTGATGCGCTCATGGGAAATGCCTCGGAGATCAGCGTGGCCGAGGTGAACCGGGAATTTGCCGCCATCATGGCGCCGGAGGAACGGGTGGAAAAGGCGTACAAACTCATCCGTGATTTATTGATTTTCACGAATAGACGATTGATTCTGGTGGATAAGCAGGGAGTCACGGGAAAAAAGGTGGAGGTCCACTCGATTCCCTACAGGAGCATTACCCACTTCAGCGTGGAGACGGCGGGGAATTTTGACCTGGAATCGGAGTTGAAAATCTGGGTGTCGGGGAAGGCCGAGCCCTTTGAGAAGACCTTTTCAAAGGGATTAAATATCTATGAGGTGCAAAGTGTGCTGGCTTCTTATGTGCTGAAGTAG
- a CDS encoding beta-class carbonic anhydrase: MSEVKKLFEANRTYASQFSQGQLPIPPARKVAVLTCMDARIDPLRALGANLGDIHVIRNAGGRVTEDAIRSLVISEQLLGTQEILVLHHTDCGMLTFRNEDLYDKISQRLGPDSAKAASNIDFLPFTDLEQSVRDDVETLRNSPLIPSDVLIYGAIYDVHTGEVIQVS; the protein is encoded by the coding sequence ATGTCTGAGGTGAAGAAGCTATTTGAAGCAAACCGCACATACGCATCACAATTCTCCCAAGGCCAGCTTCCCATTCCGCCGGCCAGAAAAGTTGCGGTGCTCACATGCATGGATGCCAGAATTGACCCCCTGCGGGCTCTCGGTGCAAACCTCGGGGATATTCATGTGATTCGGAATGCAGGGGGACGAGTGACAGAGGATGCCATCCGATCGCTTGTCATTTCCGAACAGTTGCTGGGTACACAAGAAATCTTGGTGCTTCATCATACGGATTGCGGGATGCTGACATTTAGGAATGAGGACCTTTACGATAAAATCTCCCAGCGTCTGGGTCCGGATTCGGCCAAAGCGGCTTCAAATATAGACTTTTTGCCGTTTACCGATTTGGAACAAAGCGTCCGAGACGACGTCGAGACACTCCGCAATTCCCCCCTTATTCCGAGTGATGTTCTAATCTATGGAGCTATCTACGATGTGCACACTGGCGAAGTTATTCAAGTTTCGTAA
- a CDS encoding copper amine oxidase N-terminal domain-containing protein, with translation MDTGQWKRVTAVLSFAVLFTTPVASAAGYGKANFERHGSQTIMPLQGGSGSGVGQSSGLSALSSGSDDATADANKTLSSSQTMNSKEQKDNPDNGEQDSNDEGNAGDGEHGDGKHHDGEHHGDFNNRTSSDTLTISVPDSNGTSQPPGIQQAIQIIKANLQKHEGKPGKSSEAQQDVLANLENWAKQQGAKTDEEADREVENTLEQAAASGQADEQVLKTLAAVKKKLQDIQGAAQALEQALKHNPADTTVLPQLREMYNALGKTGTQVFVDGLQPSFDVPPVVQDGRTLVPIRQIAEALGATVNWNQGTVTIRREKQTVTLRIGDPSASVNGQNITLDVPPELSGGRTLVPLRFVGEAFGMAVDYQDGIVSVHPPTGQNG, from the coding sequence ATGGACACAGGTCAATGGAAACGAGTCACGGCGGTTTTGTCCTTTGCTGTGTTGTTCACAACTCCTGTCGCTTCTGCCGCAGGGTACGGAAAGGCAAATTTCGAACGCCATGGTTCGCAAACGATTATGCCGCTCCAAGGGGGAAGCGGATCGGGTGTTGGCCAGTCTAGCGGATTGTCAGCGCTCTCTTCGGGGTCCGATGATGCAACTGCGGATGCCAACAAAACCCTCAGCAGTTCCCAAACGATGAACTCTAAAGAACAGAAAGACAATCCCGACAACGGGGAACAGGACTCCAACGATGAAGGCAACGCGGGAGACGGCGAGCATGGTGATGGAAAGCACCATGATGGTGAACATCATGGCGATTTTAACAACAGAACCTCATCCGACACCCTCACCATCTCGGTTCCAGACTCGAATGGGACATCTCAGCCGCCTGGGATCCAGCAGGCCATCCAAATCATTAAGGCCAATCTTCAGAAGCACGAAGGAAAACCGGGCAAATCGTCAGAAGCCCAGCAGGATGTACTCGCCAACCTGGAAAACTGGGCAAAACAGCAGGGGGCGAAGACCGACGAGGAAGCCGACCGCGAGGTGGAGAACACCCTGGAGCAGGCAGCCGCTTCCGGTCAAGCCGATGAACAGGTCCTCAAAACCCTCGCCGCGGTAAAGAAGAAGTTACAGGATATTCAGGGAGCAGCCCAGGCTCTGGAACAGGCGTTGAAGCACAATCCGGCCGATACCACCGTCTTGCCGCAACTTCGAGAGATGTATAACGCCCTTGGCAAAACAGGGACCCAAGTCTTTGTGGACGGTTTACAACCCAGTTTTGACGTCCCTCCCGTTGTCCAGGACGGCCGCACCCTTGTGCCGATCCGGCAGATCGCTGAAGCCCTCGGGGCAACGGTGAACTGGAATCAGGGTACGGTGACCATCCGGCGTGAAAAACAGACCGTCACCTTGCGAATCGGCGACCCGTCGGCTTCGGTGAACGGACAGAACATCACCCTTGACGTACCGCCGGAGCTGTCCGGGGGGCGGACTTTGGTGCCATTGCGTTTTGTCGGTGAGGCTTTCGGAATGGCAGTAGATTATCAGGACGGGATCGTGTCAGTCCACCCGCCTACCGGACAGAACGGATAA
- a CDS encoding HD-GYP domain-containing protein: protein MRLIKVSDYNHHNMQLAKPVYDRKGRILLGAGNTIHPKYLEKLKEMGISHFLVEDAESNGITLEEMLDMPTWMDAILGLQNVYNQVAARKPLPLVSVQKTIGQLISEVKRRKTVLLVPSTSIASELRPYAHAVNVALLSLQVGKAMNYNDLQLRDLALGAYLHDIGKAITPEKTKHPEAGFNILRSIHDLSLWSAHVSFQHHETLDGQGYPRGLKGTAIHEYAQICGAANMYENLISLRETPPHEALEALMALSGTKYLESVVKAFVDRIPSYPPGTMVQLNNGEPGIVIRIDTHMQRPVVRILASGQEISLADNPSIMITELARDSLRL, encoded by the coding sequence GTGAGGCTGATTAAGGTATCTGATTACAATCATCACAACATGCAATTGGCAAAGCCTGTTTACGACAGAAAAGGACGGATCCTGCTTGGAGCCGGCAATACTATTCATCCAAAATATTTGGAAAAACTGAAGGAAATGGGAATCTCCCATTTCCTTGTCGAAGATGCCGAATCCAATGGAATCACGCTTGAAGAGATGCTGGATATGCCTACATGGATGGATGCCATACTTGGACTGCAGAACGTCTACAACCAGGTCGCAGCAAGAAAGCCGCTTCCGCTCGTTTCGGTCCAAAAAACCATCGGCCAGTTAATTTCGGAGGTCAAACGGCGCAAAACCGTTTTACTGGTACCATCCACATCGATAGCCAGTGAACTTCGTCCTTATGCTCATGCTGTAAATGTTGCCCTGCTTTCACTGCAGGTTGGTAAAGCAATGAACTATAACGATTTGCAATTGCGTGATCTGGCGCTGGGGGCTTACCTGCATGATATCGGTAAAGCCATCACACCGGAGAAAACGAAACACCCGGAAGCGGGGTTCAATATTCTGCGCAGCATCCATGATTTGAGTTTATGGTCCGCGCATGTTTCATTTCAACACCATGAAACGTTGGATGGACAGGGATATCCCCGCGGACTGAAAGGAACTGCCATTCATGAATATGCTCAAATCTGCGGAGCGGCTAACATGTATGAGAATCTCATATCTCTTCGAGAAACTCCTCCGCATGAAGCGTTGGAAGCGCTAATGGCCTTATCCGGGACAAAATATCTGGAATCAGTCGTCAAAGCGTTCGTCGATAGGATCCCATCCTATCCTCCAGGTACAATGGTTCAACTGAACAATGGTGAACCGGGAATCGTCATCCGGATTGATACCCACATGCAGCGTCCGGTCGTGCGAATCCTTGCATCCGGGCAGGAGATCTCTCTGGCAGACAACCCTTCTATCATGATTACAGAATTGGCACGGGATAGCCTACGGCTCTAG
- a CDS encoding EAL domain-containing protein, with translation MTNPFGFREFFNQYKLHSEFQPVVYLSTGEIYGVEALTCPSLNGKPLDPQQWFRSAWERGLSADADLKALETALSTLHNAPSKIKISNIFVNVMASSLNDSRFITELCNQLHKHGIKSDELIIEIVEYVEFNPGEIKEMVKQLRSLGIRVAIDDCKTLDKTRKTLVELEPDFVKMDKSIIGHIHDSYFKQTTLVRVVEFVKGYGKIIAEGVERAEEREVIHKCGVEMGQGYLWAPPLSIEELAPMLQV, from the coding sequence ATTACCAACCCCTTTGGGTTTAGAGAGTTTTTTAACCAATACAAACTCCACTCAGAATTTCAACCCGTTGTTTACCTCTCGACGGGAGAGATCTACGGTGTTGAAGCTTTAACATGTCCATCTCTCAACGGCAAACCACTCGACCCGCAGCAGTGGTTTCGTTCAGCGTGGGAGCGGGGACTATCGGCGGACGCCGATTTGAAAGCTCTAGAAACCGCTCTTTCCACTCTCCACAATGCCCCCTCAAAGATCAAGATAAGCAACATTTTCGTGAATGTAATGGCGTCAAGTTTGAATGATTCGCGTTTTATAACCGAACTGTGCAATCAGCTACATAAACATGGGATAAAATCCGACGAACTTATTATTGAGATTGTAGAATATGTCGAGTTTAACCCGGGTGAAATAAAGGAAATGGTCAAGCAGTTGCGCTCCCTTGGAATACGTGTTGCAATTGACGACTGTAAAACCTTGGATAAGACGAGGAAGACTTTGGTTGAGCTCGAACCGGACTTTGTAAAGATGGATAAATCGATCATTGGCCATATTCATGATTCATATTTCAAGCAGACTACCCTTGTTCGTGTGGTTGAATTCGTAAAAGGGTACGGAAAGATCATTGCCGAAGGGGTTGAACGGGCAGAAGAACGCGAAGTCATCCATAAGTGTGGGGTAGAAATGGGGCAGGGGTATCTCTGGGCTCCTCCTCTCAGCATAGAAGAATTGGCACCGATGCTTCAAGTTTAG
- a CDS encoding methyl-accepting chemotaxis protein translates to MFLSSFRTKLAIILILCMIIPTTTSGFIAYVATQRALSNEGMNELEQATVGAVNLAASLQKFVDAGVMTKEQAQEQLRTLLLGPKQPDGSRDLSQARVRVAKTGYVSAIDSQGNAVMHPKVEGTNIRDAQGGLGKRVAEMKNGELEYLWQNPGESQAYPKIAYVQYFAPWDWIFMTTAYKDEFQAAANNIKRVIGLIVGVDLAAALLLAWILSRSWMTLIQGASDAVGRLGRGDLTVRLNFEKRKDEFGQLARHFNHAVNGLTELIQEVRGNANLVASASQQLTASAEETGKSAEQIASAAQTVAEEAQKQFMETENLVRVAEQVSEDIRNAEEAVNQVFSLATEAAAYAEDGGGTVDEAVRSIAQVEGKMNYLTEAMDQLNNRLQEIVRIVEIIEGISKQTNLLALNAAVEAARAGEQGRGFAVVAESVRKLAEESAASAKEIGQLTEAIRQDTNGLAVAVEGAVLEVKHGVETVEAAGRTFSGIADNARQAARHMEKAGEQVKQVVGAVSRIVQEIDDIRSFARQTASGTQTVSAATEEQLAVAEQVSASAISLSDTASALQNLTLRFEV, encoded by the coding sequence ATGTTCTTATCCAGTTTCCGAACAAAACTTGCGATTATCCTTATTTTGTGCATGATCATTCCAACCACCACGTCGGGATTCATCGCATATGTTGCCACCCAGAGGGCCCTCTCAAACGAAGGGATGAACGAACTTGAACAAGCCACCGTTGGGGCGGTCAACTTGGCGGCCTCCTTGCAAAAATTCGTGGATGCCGGGGTCATGACCAAAGAGCAGGCTCAGGAACAACTCCGAACATTGCTGTTGGGACCGAAACAACCGGATGGCAGCAGAGATTTGAGCCAAGCCCGCGTCCGGGTCGCGAAAACCGGGTATGTATCGGCCATTGACTCCCAGGGCAACGCGGTGATGCACCCGAAGGTGGAGGGGACCAACATCCGGGATGCCCAGGGAGGGCTAGGCAAACGGGTGGCCGAAATGAAGAACGGAGAACTCGAGTATCTGTGGCAGAATCCGGGGGAATCCCAGGCTTATCCGAAGATCGCGTATGTGCAATACTTTGCCCCTTGGGATTGGATTTTTATGACCACAGCCTACAAAGACGAGTTTCAGGCCGCCGCAAATAACATCAAGCGCGTGATCGGCCTCATCGTCGGTGTCGATCTTGCCGCGGCGCTGTTGCTGGCATGGATCTTAAGCAGAAGTTGGATGACACTAATACAAGGGGCCAGCGATGCCGTCGGGCGGCTCGGTCGCGGTGATTTAACGGTACGGCTGAATTTTGAGAAGAGAAAAGACGAGTTTGGACAGTTGGCCAGACACTTCAATCATGCTGTGAATGGCCTTACGGAATTGATCCAAGAAGTTCGCGGCAATGCGAATCTGGTTGCATCCGCTTCCCAACAGCTCACGGCGAGTGCTGAAGAAACCGGCAAATCCGCAGAACAAATCGCCTCGGCGGCCCAGACCGTGGCGGAAGAAGCGCAAAAACAGTTCATGGAGACCGAAAACCTCGTACGTGTCGCAGAACAAGTATCCGAGGACATTAGAAACGCCGAAGAAGCCGTTAATCAGGTATTCTCCCTGGCCACGGAAGCCGCCGCCTACGCCGAGGACGGCGGTGGAACGGTGGATGAAGCAGTTCGCAGCATAGCCCAGGTGGAGGGCAAAATGAATTATCTTACCGAGGCCATGGACCAACTCAACAACCGTTTGCAGGAAATTGTCCGCATCGTCGAAATCATTGAAGGGATTTCTAAACAGACTAACCTGCTGGCGCTCAATGCCGCCGTGGAAGCGGCCAGGGCCGGGGAGCAGGGCCGGGGATTCGCCGTAGTGGCTGAATCGGTCCGAAAATTGGCCGAGGAATCGGCAGCATCAGCGAAAGAAATCGGCCAGCTCACCGAGGCGATCCGTCAAGATACGAATGGCCTGGCCGTTGCTGTCGAGGGGGCTGTCCTGGAGGTGAAGCATGGTGTCGAGACCGTGGAAGCGGCGGGGCGAACCTTTTCAGGGATCGCCGACAATGCTCGGCAAGCTGCTCGGCACATGGAGAAGGCTGGCGAACAGGTCAAGCAGGTTGTCGGTGCAGTCAGTCGTATTGTTCAGGAGATCGACGATATTCGTTCCTTTGCCCGGCAGACGGCCAGCGGAACCCAAACGGTGTCTGCAGCAACGGAAGAACAATTGGCTGTGGCCGAGCAAGTCTCGGCATCCGCCATCTCGTTGTCTGACACAGCTTCCGCCCTGCAAAACTTGACATTGCGGTTTGAAGTATAA
- a CDS encoding methyl-accepting chemotaxis protein: protein MFRLFNHFRVSTKLFLSALASLVALLAMGIMGVISLAQIDAQVQTIYSDNVLGIQKAGDAERAVRRIAVACADYVLADAAGQSSVRQDIQKYDADFAKAIEAYLPTIVRPQERDIINRLRQAYGDYMQAVNQLVAAQSSDLAVQVLHQQVTPRRTAVNNVIGELVQLNAQMADDIKKEADAMYHRVQVTFVVVIVVGVGLSLGLNLLVSRIITKPLAVVTAAAEKVAEGDLSGETVTVNTRDEIGQLTGSFNQMAGNLKSLLRQITDAAETVASASEEMSAGTEQSSQAVTEVSQAAQELAAGAGLQSEKVQDTMASIEEFSAAIQQIAAITQQVASAAQVTSQRAQDGNQAMSRAGAEMDKINTSSKEISEIINELGNRSQAIGQIVDLISSIANQTNLLALNAAIEAARAGEQGRGFTVVADEVRKLAEQSGQAAREIADLIRQVQEDTAKAVEVIESNTQLVENGWRVIVEGAKAFQQIEEDVNSVSRQIQEVSRSTEELAKGSQEMVNATTTIGEIAQHVSEASQSVAAGAEEQSASIEQLASSAEFLASLGQQLQQAVLKFKL from the coding sequence TTGTTCAGATTATTTAATCATTTTAGGGTTTCGACAAAACTGTTTCTGTCAGCTCTTGCCAGTCTGGTAGCCCTGCTCGCAATGGGTATCATGGGGGTTATTAGCCTGGCGCAGATCGACGCACAAGTGCAAACGATTTACAGCGATAATGTCTTAGGCATCCAAAAAGCCGGGGACGCGGAACGGGCTGTCAGACGCATAGCGGTGGCCTGTGCTGATTACGTCCTGGCGGACGCCGCCGGCCAAAGCTCAGTGCGTCAGGACATCCAGAAGTACGATGCAGATTTTGCAAAGGCTATCGAGGCATACCTGCCCACCATTGTGCGGCCGCAGGAGCGCGACATCATCAATCGCCTCCGCCAAGCCTATGGTGACTACATGCAGGCCGTCAACCAGCTTGTAGCCGCCCAGAGTTCCGACTTGGCCGTGCAGGTGCTTCACCAGCAGGTCACTCCCAGGCGTACGGCAGTCAACAATGTGATTGGGGAACTGGTGCAACTCAACGCCCAGATGGCGGACGACATAAAAAAAGAAGCCGACGCCATGTATCACAGAGTGCAAGTAACCTTCGTCGTCGTGATCGTGGTTGGGGTTGGTCTCAGCCTGGGGCTGAACCTGCTCGTATCCCGTATAATCACCAAGCCCTTGGCCGTGGTTACCGCAGCGGCGGAAAAAGTGGCGGAGGGTGACCTGAGCGGGGAGACCGTTACAGTCAACACGCGGGACGAAATTGGCCAACTTACAGGCTCTTTCAACCAGATGGCCGGTAACCTGAAGTCGCTGCTTCGGCAAATCACCGACGCCGCTGAAACTGTCGCGTCTGCCTCGGAAGAGATGAGCGCCGGCACCGAGCAAAGCAGCCAAGCCGTCACTGAAGTCAGCCAGGCGGCGCAGGAACTGGCTGCCGGAGCAGGTTTGCAAAGCGAGAAGGTGCAAGATACCATGGCCTCGATCGAAGAATTTTCCGCAGCTATACAGCAGATCGCCGCAATCACCCAACAGGTGGCAAGTGCAGCCCAAGTTACCAGTCAGCGAGCCCAGGATGGCAACCAGGCCATGAGTCGGGCTGGGGCCGAAATGGACAAAATCAATACCTCAAGCAAGGAGATATCTGAGATTATTAACGAGTTGGGGAATCGGTCCCAAGCCATCGGCCAGATCGTGGACCTTATCAGCAGCATCGCCAACCAGACGAATCTCTTGGCTTTGAACGCTGCCATTGAGGCCGCACGAGCTGGGGAGCAAGGCCGAGGTTTCACCGTGGTGGCCGATGAAGTGCGCAAGCTCGCTGAGCAGTCCGGGCAAGCGGCCCGGGAAATCGCGGACCTCATCCGTCAAGTCCAGGAAGATACTGCGAAGGCGGTGGAAGTTATAGAAAGCAACACCCAATTGGTGGAAAACGGTTGGCGGGTGATCGTGGAAGGTGCAAAGGCTTTCCAACAAATCGAGGAGGACGTAAACAGCGTCTCCCGTCAGATCCAGGAAGTTTCCCGTTCCACAGAAGAACTGGCCAAGGGGAGTCAAGAGATGGTCAATGCCACTACAACTATCGGTGAAATCGCACAGCATGTGTCCGAAGCCAGCCAAAGTGTGGCTGCCGGCGCCGAGGAGCAATCGGCTTCCATTGAACAGTTGGCATCCTCCGCTGAATTCCTGGCCAGCCTTGGACAGCAACTGCAACAAGCGGTTTTAAAGTTCAAGCTGTGA
- a CDS encoding M20 family metallo-hydrolase has product MPSNLSISAPRIQSRLFELGQIGRTGSGGVTRLALSQEDLRAQDLVSSWMRQAGMEVRRDHFGNLIGRKEGEEPKAPAIVIGSHIDSVPNGGRFDGTLGVIGGIEVVQVLHDANISHKLPIEVVAFCDEEGARFESGLFGSRGMVGRVTDGDLNRVDGDGISRYEALCNAGVDPRRMADSIRHRGDIEVYLEMHIEQGPFLESIHQPVGIVTGIAGVAWLTISLIGEAGHAGTVPMNLRRDPMMGAAEVILAVERACKSGQVTTTVGTVGKIHAQPGSSNVIPGMVEFTVDIRDIEQRQRDDTILRVKSALDRICRDRSLEYRIEEGLNIQSVQCSTEVVGVIEESARKLHLDPVKMVSGAGHDAMAMADICDVGMIFVRCRNGISHHPAEWASPEDMATGTRLLLETVLSYIES; this is encoded by the coding sequence ATGCCCAGCAATCTGTCGATCAGCGCACCACGGATACAGTCGCGTTTATTCGAACTAGGACAAATTGGTCGGACCGGGAGTGGAGGCGTCACCCGACTGGCATTGTCTCAGGAGGACCTGCGGGCTCAAGATCTGGTGTCTTCCTGGATGAGGCAAGCGGGAATGGAGGTTCGGCGCGACCATTTTGGCAATTTGATCGGGCGCAAAGAAGGTGAAGAACCGAAAGCCCCCGCTATTGTGATCGGCTCGCATATTGATTCGGTTCCGAACGGCGGCCGTTTTGACGGCACTCTGGGAGTGATCGGCGGAATAGAAGTTGTTCAAGTTCTCCATGATGCGAATATCAGTCACAAACTTCCGATTGAGGTTGTTGCCTTTTGTGACGAGGAGGGGGCTCGATTTGAGAGCGGCCTGTTCGGAAGCCGAGGAATGGTCGGCAGGGTCACTGACGGCGATTTGAACAGAGTCGATGGAGACGGGATCAGCCGTTATGAAGCACTCTGCAATGCCGGGGTCGATCCGAGAAGAATGGCGGATTCCATCCGTCACCGGGGCGACATTGAAGTCTATTTGGAAATGCATATCGAACAAGGTCCATTCCTCGAATCGATTCATCAGCCCGTCGGAATCGTTACGGGAATTGCCGGAGTTGCCTGGTTGACGATCTCGCTCATTGGTGAGGCCGGACATGCCGGTACGGTACCGATGAACCTACGCCGGGATCCGATGATGGGAGCGGCGGAGGTCATTCTTGCCGTTGAACGGGCGTGCAAGAGCGGGCAAGTGACGACCACGGTCGGGACAGTGGGTAAGATTCACGCACAACCAGGAAGTTCCAATGTGATCCCGGGCATGGTTGAATTCACAGTGGACATTCGCGACATTGAACAAAGGCAAAGAGACGACACGATATTGCGGGTCAAATCCGCTCTTGACCGCATTTGCCGAGACCGGTCGTTGGAATACAGAATTGAAGAAGGGCTCAATATCCAATCTGTTCAGTGTTCGACGGAAGTCGTCGGGGTTATTGAGGAGTCCGCCAGGAAATTGCATCTGGATCCTGTAAAAATGGTGAGCGGGGCAGGACACGATGCCATGGCGATGGCCGACATATGCGATGTCGGGATGATCTTTGTTCGATGTCGGAACGGGATCAGCCACCACCCCGCAGAATGGGCGAGCCCGGAGGACATGGCAACGGGCACCCGGCTTTTGTTGGAAACCGTTCTATCATACATTGAATCCTGA